The following coding sequences are from one Capsicum annuum cultivar UCD-10X-F1 chromosome 3, UCD10Xv1.1, whole genome shotgun sequence window:
- the LOC107865199 gene encoding uncharacterized protein LOC107865199: MYNLAVKVVQIRVRDAGEIIHQDGGNTFSTKGFRNWHRKDSFGVHIGPPNSIHNQSKRKCEDLMREEQSIEAAFYKLDDKSKNKYRVRLYASIDVVQFLLNQGLALRSHDESESSLNKDIIKDLDGDYFALLVDESRDVSHKEKMAICLRYADKKGFVMEEFIGLIHVKDTSALSLKKAIVDVLAHHSLTLAYVRGQCYDGARNMQVSKRCVQVGELVLLISNILNVLGDSFKLVDEFRESQKEKLQEALDMGELKMGRGLNQELGLIKAGDTHWGSHYKSFGNFISNFASIVDALDSLVKNARITNDLNVLLQKKEQDISNAMILLQELNDHFNEVTSDFLNAVACLNPIDTFSSFDIKKILVMAKLYPDEFNMRVLENQLVNYTIDVHDIDKRFSNLGELGELSRKLVETKKHLIYPLVFLLVKFSLLLPVANASVERAFSAMKYIKNDLRN, translated from the exons aTGTACAACCTAGCGGTCAAGGTTGTGCAAATTCGTGTTAGAGACGCAG GTGAAATCATTCATCAAGATGGTGGTAATACATTTTCGACGAAGGGATTTAGAAATTGGCACAGAAAAGATAGCTTTGGAGTACACATTGGTCCTCCCAATAGCattcataatcaatcaaaaagGAAGTGTGAAGATCTTATGAGGGAAGAACAATCAATTGAGGCTGCATTTTACAAGTTGGACGATAAAAGTAAGAATAAATATCGAGTTCGGTTATATGCTTCAATCGATGTGGTTCAATTTCTTCTAAATCAAGGTTTAGCACTCCGCAGCCATGATGAAAGTGAATCATCCTTGAACAAAG ATATAATAAAGGATTTAGATGGTGACTACTTTGCTTTGTTGGTTGATGAATCAAGAGACGTATCACACAAAGAGAAAATGGCTATTTGCTTACGATATGCTGATAAAAAGGGATTTGTGATGGAAGAATTCATTGGACTTATTCATGTTAAAGATACTAGTGCTTTATCTTTAAAGAAAGCAATTGTGGATGTACTTGCTCACCATTCTTTAACTTTAGCTTATGTACGAGGGCAATGTTATGATGGGGCAAGAAATATGCAAG TTTCTAAAAGGTGTGTTCAAGTAGGAGAACTTGtattattgatttcaaatattttgaatgtgttGGGGGATTCCTTTAAACTTGTGGATGAATTTCGagaatctcaaaaagaaaaactcCAAGAGGCATTAGATATGGGTGAGCTAAAAATGGGTAGAGGTTTGAATCAAGAACTTGGTCTTATTAAAGCCGGTGACACTCATTGGGGATCTCACTATAAGTCATTTGGAAACTTTATTAGTAACTTTGCCTCCATTGTTGATGCACTTGATTCTCTtgttaaaaatgcaa GAATCACAAATGATCTTAATGTGTTATTACAAAAAAAGGAACAAGATATTTCTAATGCCATGATTCTT CTACAAGAACTTAATGACCATTTTAATGAGGTGACAAGTGATTTTCTTAATGCTGTAGCTTGCTTGAATCCAATTGATACATTTTCTAGTTTTGACATAAAAAAGATATTGGTGATGGCTAAATTATATCCTGATGAGTTTAATATGAGGGTTCTTGAGAATCAACTTGTTAATTATACTATTGATGTTCATGATATTGATAAAAGATTCTCCAATTTAGGTGAACTTGGggaactttcaagaaagttggTTGAGACAAAGAAGCATTTAATCTATCCTCTTGTATTTCTTTTAGTGAAGTTTTCTTTGCTTCTACCCGTTGCTAATGCATCAGTTGAAAGAGCTTTTTCGGCAATGA